One Nostoc sp. UHCC 0302 DNA window includes the following coding sequences:
- a CDS encoding AbrB/MazE/SpoVT family DNA-binding domain-containing protein, whose translation MGAAIRTRIVKIGNSQGVRIPKPLLQQSGIHTEVEIEVHANHLIVRAAPQLRVGWDEAFAAMAEQHDDILLDDLSTTDWDQVKWEW comes from the coding sequence ATGGGCGCAGCTATTAGAACCCGAATTGTTAAAATTGGCAATTCTCAAGGTGTTCGTATTCCAAAACCGCTATTACAGCAAAGTGGTATTCATACAGAGGTTGAAATTGAAGTTCATGCTAATCACCTAATTGTTCGCGCAGCACCACAATTACGAGTTGGCTGGGATGAAGCTTTTGCTGCAATGGCAGAACAACATGATGATATTCTGCTAGATGACTTAAGCACAACAGA